In Canis lupus dingo isolate Sandy chromosome 1, ASM325472v2, whole genome shotgun sequence, a single genomic region encodes these proteins:
- the CENPW gene encoding centromere protein W gives MAVSGVLSQRTHVRRKAPRAFLRRLFRRQKPRLRLETGGDLLVHLNCLLFVHRLAEESRMNAFENKDGVIKKEHVLAAAKVILKKSRG, from the exons ATGGCGGTCTCGGGCGTGCTGTCCCAGAGGACGCACGTAAGGCGGAAGGCGCCCCGGGCCTTCCTCAGGCGCCTCTTCCGGCGACAGAAGCCGCGGCTACGTCTGGAGACGGGTGGCGACCTCCTG gtgcATCTGAATTGTTTACTGTTTGTTCATCGGTTAGCAGAAGAGTCCAGAATGAATGCTTTTGAGAATAAGGATGGAGTCATTAAAAAAGAGCATGTACTGGCTGCAGCAAAG GTAATTCTAAAGAAGAGCAGAGGTTAG